In Vibrio lentus, a single genomic region encodes these proteins:
- the catB gene encoding type B chloramphenicol O-acetyltransferase, producing the protein MKNYFESPFVGKSLKEQVTNPNIIVGEHSYYSGYYHNHSFDDCARYLLPDRTDIDKLIIGSYCSIGSGAVFMMAGNQGHQNQWVSTFPFFYQDDEKFEGAIDGFERSGDTVIGNDVWIGTEAMIMSGVKVGDGAIIASRAVVTKDVAPYSIVGSNPARHIRYRFNETEIAQLLEMKWWEWSEEQIKGAMSLMCSSDIDGLYQYWKALK; encoded by the coding sequence ATGAAAAATTATTTTGAAAGTCCGTTTGTCGGAAAGTCACTCAAAGAACAAGTGACCAACCCAAACATCATCGTGGGCGAGCACAGCTATTACTCGGGTTACTACCATAACCACAGTTTTGATGATTGTGCGCGTTATCTGCTGCCTGATAGAACAGATATCGACAAGTTGATCATCGGCAGTTATTGCTCGATTGGTTCTGGTGCAGTCTTCATGATGGCAGGCAATCAAGGCCACCAAAATCAGTGGGTGAGCACTTTCCCGTTTTTCTATCAAGATGATGAAAAGTTTGAAGGTGCGATAGACGGCTTTGAACGCTCTGGCGATACTGTGATTGGTAATGATGTATGGATTGGCACAGAAGCCATGATCATGAGTGGTGTTAAGGTCGGTGATGGGGCGATTATCGCGAGTAGAGCGGTTGTGACCAAAGATGTAGCGCCATACTCGATTGTCGGTTCAAACCCTGCGCGTCACATCCGTTATCGTTTCAATGAAACTGAAATCGCTCAATTGCTAGAAATGAAATGGTGGGAGTGGAGCGAAGAACAGATCAAAGGCGCAATGTCGTTGATGTGCTCTTCAGATATCGATGGCCTTTATCAGTACTGGAAAGCACTCAAGTAA
- a CDS encoding BamA/TamA family outer membrane protein, protein MTFKPLTLSSLILVSTATHAVSFIDEIDGQLDMGEYLAENAYGFLPVPILITEPAVGYGGGFTGIFMHESESQKNTRKELAEKSIDGGAQLLTPAITAIGGFATENGTWMAFVGHKRSWNEDSIRYLGGLGYGDINMTFYRQSSPNALSPLDPNEGVELGLKGMGGIQKLQFRVPDSQWLLGFSQQFFAPTLSLNNHPKAQKILNNIGNTSPTSSGLGLIAEYDSKNSFLNPTQGYNYVAEYLWFGDAIGSDYTYQTFNLEGLNYWELNKEWNLALRGQYKSLSTNERVLSPQYYPDIELRGIARNRYQGEHTVAAEVQISKQWTPRWSTAVFTGIGYAGDSDKDMFDQSSHAAYGVGFRYLIARRYGLISGIDIAFSEEDTALYFQVGAGI, encoded by the coding sequence CTAAGTAGCCTGATACTTGTTTCTACGGCGACACACGCCGTCAGCTTTATCGATGAAATTGATGGCCAACTCGATATGGGAGAATACCTCGCAGAAAATGCCTATGGTTTTCTTCCTGTCCCAATTCTCATTACAGAGCCTGCGGTAGGATACGGTGGCGGCTTCACCGGTATCTTCATGCACGAATCTGAATCGCAAAAAAACACGCGTAAAGAACTCGCCGAAAAATCCATCGACGGTGGCGCGCAACTTCTCACCCCTGCAATCACTGCGATTGGCGGCTTTGCGACAGAAAATGGCACTTGGATGGCGTTTGTTGGTCACAAACGCAGTTGGAATGAAGACTCGATACGCTACCTTGGTGGATTAGGTTATGGCGATATCAACATGACCTTTTATAGACAAAGCTCTCCGAACGCCTTGTCTCCACTCGATCCAAACGAAGGTGTTGAGCTAGGACTCAAAGGCATGGGCGGGATACAGAAGCTCCAATTTAGAGTACCCGACTCCCAATGGTTACTGGGGTTTTCTCAACAGTTCTTCGCACCAACACTCTCACTTAATAATCATCCCAAAGCGCAAAAAATCTTAAACAACATTGGCAACACCTCACCGACCTCTTCCGGTTTGGGTCTAATCGCTGAATACGACAGCAAGAACAGCTTCTTGAATCCGACGCAAGGATACAACTATGTCGCGGAATATCTTTGGTTTGGTGATGCGATTGGCAGTGACTACACCTACCAAACGTTTAATTTGGAAGGGTTGAATTATTGGGAGTTAAACAAGGAGTGGAACTTAGCATTGCGAGGACAATACAAATCATTGTCGACCAATGAACGCGTGCTTTCCCCTCAATATTACCCAGACATTGAACTCAGAGGTATCGCCCGCAATCGCTATCAAGGTGAACACACTGTCGCGGCAGAAGTTCAAATAAGCAAACAATGGACACCACGTTGGTCAACCGCGGTGTTTACGGGAATTGGCTATGCGGGTGACAGTGATAAAGACATGTTTGATCAAAGTTCTCACGCTGCTTATGGCGTCGGTTTCCGATACCTTATCGCAAGACGCTATGGTTTGATTTCAGGGATTGATATTGCTTTCAGTGAAGAAGATACCGCCCTATATTTCCAAGTCGGTGCTGGTATCTAA